A region of the Microcystis aeruginosa FD4 genome:
CGGATCGGTAGCATCCCTGTCGTCGATCCGATCCACGGGGGGGGGAGAGTGACGACGGGATGATCGAAACCCTACCGAAGATATCCAGCGGGGAAATGATCCCCGGTACCGTGACCGAAGATAATCCCTCTAGTTGTATTTCCTCGAAAGCGGCCATCGATTTCACCTTTTCCCTTTTAGTATCGAATAGCGGAGTACCTTCAGAATTTTCTCGGGAATTTCGTAAAATCTACGGTCATGGTAGATAGCTTGCCCAAAATTTCCGAGATGAGTACCGGCCATCCATCATAACTGGATCATCTCATTCACGCAAGCGAGTAATTATACCTGGACTTCCCCCATACAGAAATACTAAAAAACTAACAAAACCCTTATGGAGCTTCTCAGAAAACATTCACAAGCCACCACTGGGTACATTTTCCCCTTGAAAATGGCTGTACCGTTAGAGCGATTCTGTAGAGTTGGCTGTATAGTGATCGCTAATCTTATGATCACAGATGGGGTCATTAATCTCTAGAGTCAGCGATTCCCTCTGTAGCCATGCTTTTGATGGTTTTCTGCCCCGAAACAAGCTATAATGGTGTAAAGTCCAAATTTGAAAATTTTTGCCGCAAACCCTATCTGCGTAAGGACTTCAGGATTTTGTGTCCAGTAGTCCATTGGTATTATATGGCTTTAACTCAGGCTCCGCAAGACTTTTAGCCATAGCTAGTATATTTGTACAAAAAAGTTCAGTTATGAAAGCTGCGTTACGTTTACTAACCGTCTTCAGTTGCTATTTGCTCGGCCCTGGAGCTGCGGGGGCGATCGATTTAAAATTTATCCCCTCGTCCGGCTCGGTCGCGCTCGGTAACTCGATCGACGTGGCGATTGCGGTATCGGGTTTAGGGGTGAACTCTGCTCCCTCACTGGGTGCTTTCAGCTTTGACGTTGCCTTCGCTGACTCTCTCGTCAAATACAAAAATACTACCTTCGGCGGTCAACTCGCTTTAAACGGAGTCACTCCCGTGTTACGATCGGCCACCGATAACAAAACTTCGGTTTTTCTAGAGGAGAGTTCCAACAATACCATCACCGAACTCAATGCCCTGCAAGCTGCGGAATTCACTTTAGCGGTCCTAACCTTTCAAGCGATCGCCCTCGGCAACAGCCCTTTAAACTTTGAGAACGTTACTCTGGGCGACGCAAACGGAGACCCGTTGACGGCCAATCTGTTCAACGGTTCGATCGGGATAATTCCCAACCCGTCTGCTCTGATTCCCGAACCCTCGCTCGTTCCCGCGGTTCTGGTTCTGGCGGGGATAGGTGTCTTAGTAGAGTACAAACGGCGAGCGCATCGCTAGGACTCGTTCGCTCTGGAGAAATTATAGCCATTTCAATTTTCAATGATGGAAAAAGTCTCAAAAACACTTGAGAGAATCCTAACAATGCTCAACAAAATTTTCTGATGTTTGTCTCATTGTTTAGTCAAGAAAGTGGATTGGTATTACACTTAGGCGTTGCTGATTTAGGGTATGATTAAGGGAGAAGGCGAGCTACCAAAAATAACCCTTATCAAGCGCAGAAATTATGCAATGTCCTGAATGTCAATCCGATCATATCAATAAAAATGGTCATAAAAAAGGAAAACAGAACTATATTTGTGTGAACTGCGGAAGACAATTTATAGAGGTTTATGAACCCCAGAGAGGTTATTCAGAAGAAATGAAACGGGAATGTCTGAAAATGTATGTTAATGGTCTGGGTTTTCGAGCCATTGAAAGAGTAAAAAATGTCCACCATACGACGATTATTAATTGGGTTAAACAAGTCGGAGAACTCTTGCCTGATTATTATGATCCACAGACAATTCCTGATGTGGGAGAATTAGATGAATTAGAAACATTTGTCGGCTCAAAAAAAACAAAATCTGGTTATGGACAGCGGTAGACCACTTTAAAACAGGGATTTTAGGATGGGTTTTAGGCGGTCTCCCAAGGCGAGTGCCTTCGGCAACATAGTGCTAAAACTTTTGCGGACTTATGGGAAGTTGTTACCCACATTCCGCACCCTCAACTGTCACATAAGCTGTTCCCCTCCAGAGACTTGAGTAAAAATACTTAGCTGGTGAAAATATTTATAAAAATGTAGCTTAGAATACAGTTGTGGGGGGGGGAATATGTATCATTCCGCTATCTGCTATTACGGTTTTGTTGGGCTGTTGCTTGACCTGGCTGCTAGGGAGAGATCATATCAACTGGTTAGGAAAAGCGAAAATGACAGCGAAACCTAAATACTCAATTCAAGATTATATGCCAATGATTAAAGTTATTTCTACAAAATGGGCAATCAGTGCTGCCAGCACTGCTATTACGGCTAGTGTTGTTACGATTATTGGAGGCTTTTCTCTTCCAAGTTTTGCTTTTACCATTGTTGGTCCTACAGGTGATAATTATAGAGATTCTGTAAATTTAACGAAGTTAGTCCCTCCATTTCCAGCAGGAACAGTAGGAACAGTGAAGTTAAATCCTACTCAAGATCCTAAGTTACCAAAACCTTGGGATAATATTTATCTAGCCCCTCCAGCTAATAACGCCGATATTTTTGATGTTTTCGATGCTGATGCGGCAACTCAATTTGCTGGCTGGACAGCAAAACCGGGTGATGCTTTAGGGGGAACTCTAACAATCAATACTTACAAAGCCAGAGACTATGGAAATGCAGCGGAAGCTGTTCCAGGGGATGTGATTCCAGGTGGAGGGGCAAACATGATAGCAATTTATGCGAGAGGAGCAGCAGATCCTGCTATTAAAGACTTACGGTTTATTAGCTTATTTACCGATAATAGAGGAGAAAATGGAGCATTAGTTAGTCACATCGATCCATTTTACAATAATGACGATCTTCCCTGGTATTACACAGAAGAACTAACAAAAAAAAGTTGGGGACCACCAGATGCGAACCCTCCTACCGCGATGCTGTTTCAAGATTTCCCTGGCGACACAATAACAGAAATTCCATTTAGTCGGGTTGTTCGCTTTGAAACTTACTTAGCTACCTTTGATTTAGCCACTAAAGACGCTACTATCCACGATGGTTGGAAATGGGGGTATGATATAACCGCCCTATGTCCTGCACCTCAAAAAGCACCCAAGATAAAATCATTAGATATCTTAGCTACCGCTCAATCATCTGACGGTTGTGCGGACTTTGGTGACGCTCCTGATAGCTACTCTACATTGCTAAATTCAGACGGCCCATTTTATCGAGAAGGTGATTTACAAAGACTTGGAAATCTCTGGGAGACAGAGCCAGATGGTCAACCCACAGGGCAAGCAGATGGTCTTTATAGTCGCTTCCGTCTTACTTGGGACCCGTTAGATTTGGACGTGAAACCGTTTGGTGAATATTACTCTAAAGCAGACTGTAACACCACTGATGCAGCAGCAGGAAACTGTGTCTCTCACGGTGAAGTAGAAGACTACGTTCATGTTCCCGAACCCAGTTCTATCTTTGGACTTCTGGCCTTTACAGGACTCGGATTAATGGGACTTCGCAAGAAACGTTAATCCAATAGTTAGGGTTTGCCGAAAGAAGCTAGATACAATTAATTACACATATCTAATACTAAATCCGTTGAGTAACGCACAGAAAACGGGTTTCTCGGAGAAACCCGTTTTCTACTCAAAAGGCAAAAAGGGGAATAAATAATCAGTCTTTAATAACCAGATTTAGTACAACTACCTCTTGCATGAGTTCCTATCCTCAGCCAGAAATTGATTTTGTCCGATTTTACTGTCTGGAGTCTGTAGGGTTGATTCATGAATCAACCCTACCCCACCAGAAATTGATTTTGTCCGATTCTACTGTGCAGGGGGAATAACTTCTAAAGGAATACTTTCAGTTTCTCCCTCTTTAGATGGATTGACATCCGGACTTTTTTCTGCATCTGGAGTTTTTTCCACCGCTTTGGTTTCTGAGGTGGGGGGATTTTCGGGGGTTACTTCTGGACTGGGGTTATTTTCCGGGATGGGAGTGAATTCCACTGGGGTTTCGCTTTCAGGAGACGGGGAAACTTCGGGGGAAACTTCGATATTACGGGTAGTTTCTGGGGGAGTTTCTTCTATCTGGGGGGATTCTGGGGTAGTTGCGGGGGGAGATTCCGGGGTAGTTGCGGGGGTGTCTTCGCTGGTTTTTTCTTCTTCCCGGGGACAGGCTGCCGATTCTAAACCGAGATGACATCGGACTTCTTCCCGTCCCAAAGATACGGCAATTCCCGACACCGACATTAATAAAGCTAGGATGGGTAAGATATTCTTCATAAAATTAGACTTGATTCTACTCCTCGACATCACATTGTCTATTTTAGATAGGATCGAACTGATATTGAGAACCCTTTGGCCCTTCATTGCCGCGATTAGCGCGCACCAGGGGAACTTGATTAAAAATGTTAAAATCCGTGGTGCTTCCCTGCAAGGTGATTCCTTGATTTAAAGTTTCGACTACAGTAGCACGGTCAGAACTTTTAGCGATCGCTTCTCCTAATACTTTCATGGTATCGTAGGCGGTAGCAGTACGCCAACTGACGCGACCGCGCCAACTTTTCAGCGCATCTTTAGCAAAAGGATCCGTTGCTTGGAAACTCCAAGGTACTGCTAGAATTAATCCGTCAATGCTATCTGCTCCTTGAATAAGAATATCGGGTGTATAAAGTTCATTTCCGCCTAATAAGAGCATTCCTGACGATTCTTGGGCAATAGCCACGGCTTGATTTGTGCGATCGCCATCTTTACTCAGGGCCAAAAATACCACCCTAGCACCGGCTTGTTTTGCCTGATCTATGGCAGTTTTAGCGTTAAAATTGGCTTTAGTTGTGTCTATTTCCTTAACTATCTTGCCTCTAGGTTCTTTTATCGCTTTAGCAAAGGAATCCTTTAATTTTTGACTATAGGGACTATCGGAATTATAAAAAAGAACCACTGACGGAGAATTTTCTTGCTTACTAGCATAATTAGCCAAAGTTTTGGCCACTGCTTCCAGATAACTACCCAAAACTTCCTGAGATTTATCCTTAAGGGGAATAGTTTTCAGGGTTGATTTTCCCGTTTGACTAACACTGGTAGTCAGGGGAGAAAGAATCGCTAATCCTTCTTTTTCGTAACTTTCAATCGCTTTTTGACTAAAAGGATCGATTCCGTGGCCCATAACTGCCAAAACTTGACCGGATTGAATCAGGTCATCGGCTATTGCTTTTGATTGTAACCCACCGCCATCATTAGCGATGACTATTTCCAAAGGATTACCAGGATTAGAATTATTAAACTCCTCTTGATACCTGGCCACACCTCGGAGAATTTCCTTGGCGCTGTTGGGGTCGTTAGCGATGGGGACAACGACGGCTATAGTATTTTGATTACCTTTTTGTCTAGCTTTGGCGTTATTGTAATAGATTTTGCCTTCCGGATCGTTTGCTTGGGGAGTGGCTGCTAGTTGATAAGCTGCGATCGCATTTGCCCAATCTTCCTTTTTAAAGGCCGCTGCGCCTTTTTCTTTGTTAGGAGTGGAATTAAGCAGTATTTTCTCACCTTGGCTAAATAAATCGGGATTTTTAGCGGTATTACTCACAAAAGTTGCCTTGGTTTGCTTGTCTGGGGTTTCTTCCAGGACCACTTCGGGAGTATCGGGTTTGGGAATCAGCATTTGCAATAGACTCCAACCCCCTAAACCTGCGGTTAAAGCGGTAATTATCAAAGCGAAGGGAAGTAACCAGTTCGATTTTTGGCCAACTCTAGTTGTACCACCCGGGGACACCACCACCGTGGTTTTAACCGTCGTTGTGACGGGATCCATCGCTTCCCTAGGTAGGCCACAGATAGGACAATCAGGAGTAGTATTTTCGCAGGGTTCATGACCTCCCGTAATCGCTTGCGGATAGGTTTTACCATCTTTAGGGATACCGTCACATTGCCAAGTAGTCATAATCAGTTATCAGTTATCAGTGGGTAAGTTATCAGTGGGTAAGTTATCAGTTATCAGTTATCAGTTATCAGTTATCAGTGGGTAAGTTATCAGTGGGTAAGTTATCAGATTTGAGTTTTAAGTGAGCAGTATGTGTTAAGTGAGCAGTATTAAATAGCAGTTTCTTGCCATCTTTTCACTGTTTACTGATTACTGTTTACTGTTTACTGGTCACTGTTTACTGATTACTGTTTACTGGTCACTGGTCACTGTTTGAGGACGTTCTCGTAAGCTTTGGAAATAGAGGCCACCGATAAGCAGTAAAAAGAGGATATAAGCAACAATTTGACTGATATAGAGGTTTTGACGATAACCAAACAGGGATTTAAGCAGGAGTCCGGGGAAAGTGCGATCGCTCAAAATTTGGGAACCGTCCCAAACTTGAAAACCGAGAAGACAGGAGGAGGGGAGAGAAGGACAGAAATTGCGATAAAAAGGGTCAATTTCACTTAAAAGACCGATTCCTGCGTCGATATGTTTCAAAACACCGATGAGTAATCCCGCAACGATTAAGAGCAGGAAAGTCCCCATAATTTGGAAAAAGAGACGGATATTAATTTTTACTTCCCCTGCAAATAGGAGAATTCCCAACAAAGTCGCGACACTTAACCCCGCTATCGCACCGAGGGTTTGTAGCTGCCAATCTTTTTGGAATTGGGCCAGGATAAAGAGGACAGTTTCAAATCCCTCTCGCAAGACAGCGATAAAAACGAGCAGAAAAATCGCTTTTCCTGCCCCATTTTCCGATTTTAAACCCACTTTTACCGCACTTTCTACCTCAGACTTCAAGGATTTGGCCTGTTGAGTCATCCAAATTAACATCCAACTCAACATCAAAACGGCAATCAGTCCAAAAGTGGCGGCCAGTAATTCCTTGAGCATTGGTACGAATGGACTAGGAGAGGCATCCACTTGCAAAAGGATTCCCCCTAACAAAATACCGACCAAAACACTAGCGACTACTCCTGCACCAATACCACGATACACCCATGAGTTAAGTTGCGATCGACCCGATTTTTGTAAACAAGCGAGGACAATTCCCACCACTAAAGCGGCCTCGAAACCTTCCCGGAGAGTGATAATAAAAGTGGGTAAAGCGGAACTGAGATTCATAAGCTAGTCGATAAACTTCTAGCTTTGATCCTAGCTTAAGCAAAATCCCGCAGCATCTTGCGAATTTCCAGATTGTGTAATTCTTCTTGTCCGATCATACCGCGAGCGAATTCTTCTAGGTAAATACTGGCATCTTCGACGGTTTCTAGGAGTGCTTTGTACAAATCAAGGGATTTTTTCTCATGATTGAGGCTCTCACTCAAGATTGCTTTGATATTATGTTCATAGCTTTCCTCGATGGGGGCAATTTTTAAGCTAGGATGACCTTCTAAACCGGTGAGAATTTCCCCAACTTGTTGCGCGTGGGTGAGGGACTCCGTGGCCTGAGTCTGGAAAAATTGGACAATGGGGATGCGATGGGGCCCTGTCACCATCAGGGAATAGTGGGTATAACGGACAACTCCCGCTAGTTCAAATTCCATGATTTCGTTCAGTTGTTCGATGGTTTTGTCTCTGTCTAGTTCTCGCATAAGATTCTCAATAATTTGTCTCTAATTGCAATTGTAGCTAATCCAGACTGGCTAAATAAATCTTAAAACCTTGTTGGCTAATATCTTTAGGCTTTTTTGCCATCAAAAAAGTGCCAGATATTGGAGCAATCGGGGGGAAATTTTAGGCACTTTTTCCCTGAAAATGCCTAAAACCCCACACACCCCACAAAAAACCTTTTCAGCAAACCCTAGGTACTGCAAAAGGATTTTAGCCGGGGGAATAGCAACTCAAGAGGTCATTAAAGGTTTCATTTTGCCTTAAACTATCGAAAACAAAGTTATTACGCGCTAATTCGCCGCAAATATCCGGTTCTATGTCTAGAGCTTCCCGTAAACAGTCGATCGCTTTTTGTTGTTGACCGAGGGCGGCATAACAGCAGGCGGAATTATACCACGCATAGCGATCATTTTGATCGATTTTTAACGATTCTTCATAACAGGCGATCGCTTCTGTTAAACGCTGTAATTCCTGTAGGATCACACCCTGTTGATACCAGGACCAGTAATCTTGCGGTCGGATATCGAGGGCGGTACGATAATTAAATAAAGCCTCTTGGGGATTGCCCCAATCCCGGAAAGCGTCGCCGCGACGATACCAGGCCCAATAATCCCGGGGTCGCGCCGCCAGGGCCAGATCGTAGGAAGTAATAGCGCGTTCGTAGTTTTTGAGCAATCGATAGGCCTCCCCTTGCCGGTAGGCAGCCCAATAGTCCCCCGGACTATGACTTAGGGCCCGTTGAAAACAAGCGATCGCTTTTTGGTAGTCCTTTAATTCCTGTAGATAAACACAACCTTGATCATACCAAGCCCAATAGTTATCGTCCTTTACCTGTGCGGCGTTAGCATAACTTTGAGCGGCTTCTTCATACATTCCCAAGTCTTCTAGTATCATACCCCTTTTGTACCATGCCCAATAATCATCTGGATAATATTCTAAGGCTTTTTCGTAGCTGATTAAGGCTCCAAAATAGTCCATTCTTTCTTTTAAAATATTGCCTTGGTCATACCAATCCCGATAGGTATCCGGACGGCATTCGAGCGCTCGATAGACAGTGAGTAGATAGGTCATAGTCATTAATCTTTAACGGAGGCAGCAGTCAGGAGGTGGGAGTCTGGAGGCAGGAGTCTGGAGTCTGGAGAATTAAGAATGAGCATTAATTAGGGCTGGCTGAATAAATGTGAAATGTAGGCAAGGTAAGGGTTTTGTGGCTTTACGAGCGAAACAGGTGCAAGATTTTGAGAGAATCATGCTTCAAAACCTTGTGTCTTCATCGGCCCGCGTCCTGTAGGGGCGAAGCATTCGGGCAATAACCTATCGGTGAAACCGTAGATTTTCTATCCGAATGCTTCGCCCGTACTTTTTGCTGCAAACCCTAGTTAGAGCCGTCAGTCTTATCAGTTACCAGTTATCAGTGGGGGTGTTCGGTGGGCAGTGGGGGAACTGGCGATCGCAATTGATCGCCATTTGCTTTGACACTTTTAGAACAGGTCTAGATCTGTTAAAGCGCCGAGACTGCTAGAGGAGACTAACTTAGCGTATTTGCCGAGAATTCCCGTTTTATAGCGTGAGGGTCGCGGTTGCCAATGGTTACGACGACGGACTAATTCTTCCTCCGATACATTTAAACTCAAGAGACGCTGACGAGCATCAATAGTAATTTGATCCCCTTCCTCGACTAGAGCAATTGTACCACCTACTGCCGCTTCGGGAGCGACGTGACCGACCACCAGACCGTAGGTTCCCCCGGAAAAACGACCATCGGTAATTAATCCCACGGAATCCCCTAAACCGGCGCCGATAATTGCCGAAGTGGGGGCCAACATTTCCCGCATACCCGGTCCACCTACTGGTCCCTCGTAACGGACAACCACCACATCCCCGGCTTCAATTTTTCCGGCTAAAATTGCCTCTAAACAGGTTTCTTCCGACTCAAACACCCGCGCAGGCCCAGTGATTACCGGAGTTTTCACGCCGCTAATTTTGGCCACAGACCCCTCTGTGGCCAGATTTCCTTTTAAAATGGCTAAATGACCCTCTTTATAGACAGGATTGCTAAAAGGACGGATAACATCTTGGCCTGACGGCGGTTGGTCGGGAATATCGGCTAAAATCTCGGCGATAGTCTGACCGCTAATGGTGAGAGCATCCCCATGTAGTAAACCATTAACCAGCAGAATTTTCATCACTTGGGGAATACCGCCGGCTTTATGTAGATCCACGGTAACGTAACGCCCGGAGGGTTTAAGATCGCAGATAACCGGTACACGCTGCCGGATAGTTTCAAAATCATCGATCGATAATTCTACCCCCATGGTGCGGGAAATGGCTAAAAGGTGCAGGACAGCGTTAGTGGAACCTCCCACCGCCATAATTACCGAAATCGCGTTTTCAAAGGCTTTACGGGTCAAAATTTGGCTGGGTAGAATCTGTTTTCTAATCGCCTCGACTAAAACCTTGGCCGATTCTTCGGTACTATCGGCTTTTTCCTCATCTTCGGCGGCCATGGTCGAGGAATAGGGTAAACTCATGCCCATGGCTTCAAAAATGGAAGACATGGTATTAGCAGTAAACATTCCACCACAGGAACCAGCACCGGGGCAAGCGTTGCGTTCAATTCCGGTTAGGTCTTCTTCACTGATTTTACCGGCGCTGTACTGTCCCACCGCTTCAAAGGCACTGACCACGGTTAAATCGCAATCTTTGTAGCGCCCCGGTTTAATCGTGCCACCATAGACGAAAATAGCGGGAATATTCATCCGGGCCATGGCAATCATTGCCCCCGGCATATTTTTGTCACAACCCCCGATAGCGAGGACTCCATCGAGACTTTGACCATTACAGACCGTTTCAATGGAATCGGCGATTACTTCCCTAGAAACGAGAGAATATTTCATCCCTTCTGTTCCCATGGAAATTCCGTCACTAATGGTGATAGTCCCGAAAAGTTGCGGCATTCCCCCCGCTAATCTGGTGGCTGCTTCGGCGCGCATTGCTAAATCATTAATTCCCATGTTACAGGGGGTAATGGTGCTAAATCCGTTAGCGATGCCGATGATTGGTTTGCTAAAGTCCTCATCCCCAAAACCTACCGCTCTTAACATGGCCCGATTGGGACTGCGTTGGGTACCTTGGGTAACAATGCGACTTCTGTAGTTATCTGCCATAACTTTATCTTTCTCCAATGGCGGCTGACGGGTGCGATCGCTGCTCAAGTTCTCTAATCGCACCTTATATTTCTATTTTCTGACTTTTGGCCGCTCTGAGCAGGTTTTAGGACAGCCCATCTCTAAAGAAAATATAAAACTGTGGGATTATTCAGCAATAACGAAGAGGCTATGGCCTTAGAAACTTTCGGAATTTTTTGGTGAAAAGTAGGTTGTCTTGGCATTTTGTCTGTTAATTTAGCATAAAGAGTAACGAAGAGTCCGAAAAATTCGGGTAAGTAGGTTTCGACAATATCTTTCCAGGGACTGTCGAAAGATGTACTTGGTTCAGTCATGGTTTTGGGATAACCAGTGGAGCAAATCTGCCTCATTTTCAAAGTCCAGCAGAGCTTCTCCCAAGTCTTCCAATTGTTTAACAGATAATTGACGTATCTGTTTCTCGACACTGGTTGTAACTTGACCGAGACGACGGTTTAGTAAGCGTAATACCAGGGTGGCTTCACCTCGCTGCATTCCCTGTTCAATTCCCTGTTCAATTCCCAATCTTTCCACGCTAGTAATATAAGGCATCCTCGTTTCCTCCTCTAGTTGACGGATTTCCCGCCAGAATTCTTGTTCTAAGTTTTTTGGCAAACTCATCAGCCAATCAATAAACCTGAACAGGTTGATGACATCTTGCCTTTGGTAGCCTTGTTGGTATAACCTCCTTGTCAGTGACAATTTCCATTCCAGTCTTTCCTGTCTGTTATTCCGCGTCTGATGCGCTTTTAAATGCGCCATGACGACGGTAGCAAAGGGGTTGCGGTTATTGACTAAGGCTTCCCAATCTTGTCCTAAGTCTAACAATTTTACGACGGGAAAGGAAAAATTAATTTGACAGCCGAAGATTTCATAGCCAAATTCAGAGGGTCGCCAATTGCTATTCTCATCTCCTAAGACGATAAAACTAGCGACTCTGCGTCGATATTTGTCAAAGATTCTATAGTGATAAACATAGATTCTTTCGGCAAATTGTGACTCATACTGGCTCTGGATTTCTAGGTGAATAAGTATCCAAGTTTCTTCCCCATCTTTGAGATAAACTTTGACTAATTTATCGACAAAACGTTTACCTAATTCGGCATCTCTGACAACTTGTCTAAGTTCTTGGTCAAGA
Encoded here:
- a CDS encoding PEP-CTERM sorting domain-containing protein, producing the protein MTAKPKYSIQDYMPMIKVISTKWAISAASTAITASVVTIIGGFSLPSFAFTIVGPTGDNYRDSVNLTKLVPPFPAGTVGTVKLNPTQDPKLPKPWDNIYLAPPANNADIFDVFDADAATQFAGWTAKPGDALGGTLTINTYKARDYGNAAEAVPGDVIPGGGANMIAIYARGAADPAIKDLRFISLFTDNRGENGALVSHIDPFYNNDDLPWYYTEELTKKSWGPPDANPPTAMLFQDFPGDTITEIPFSRVVRFETYLATFDLATKDATIHDGWKWGYDITALCPAPQKAPKIKSLDILATAQSSDGCADFGDAPDSYSTLLNSDGPFYREGDLQRLGNLWETEPDGQPTGQADGLYSRFRLTWDPLDLDVKPFGEYYSKADCNTTDAAAGNCVSHGEVEDYVHVPEPSSIFGLLAFTGLGLMGLRKKR
- a CDS encoding ABC transporter substrate-binding protein, with amino-acid sequence MTTWQCDGIPKDGKTYPQAITGGHEPCENTTPDCPICGLPREAMDPVTTTVKTTVVVSPGGTTRVGQKSNWLLPFALIITALTAGLGGWSLLQMLIPKPDTPEVVLEETPDKQTKATFVSNTAKNPDLFSQGEKILLNSTPNKEKGAAAFKKEDWANAIAAYQLAATPQANDPEGKIYYNNAKARQKGNQNTIAVVVPIANDPNSAKEILRGVARYQEEFNNSNPGNPLEIVIANDGGGLQSKAIADDLIQSGQVLAVMGHGIDPFSQKAIESYEKEGLAILSPLTTSVSQTGKSTLKTIPLKDKSQEVLGSYLEAVAKTLANYASKQENSPSVVLFYNSDSPYSQKLKDSFAKAIKEPRGKIVKEIDTTKANFNAKTAIDQAKQAGARVVFLALSKDGDRTNQAVAIAQESSGMLLLGGNELYTPDILIQGADSIDGLILAVPWSFQATDPFAKDALKSWRGRVSWRTATAYDTMKVLGEAIAKSSDRATVVETLNQGITLQGSTTDFNIFNQVPLVRANRGNEGPKGSQYQFDPI
- a CDS encoding FTR1 family iron permease gives rise to the protein MNLSSALPTFIITLREGFEAALVVGIVLACLQKSGRSQLNSWVYRGIGAGVVASVLVGILLGGILLQVDASPSPFVPMLKELLAATFGLIAVLMLSWMLIWMTQQAKSLKSEVESAVKVGLKSENGAGKAIFLLVFIAVLREGFETVLFILAQFQKDWQLQTLGAIAGLSVATLLGILLFAGEVKINIRLFFQIMGTFLLLIVAGLLIGVLKHIDAGIGLLSEIDPFYRNFCPSLPSSCLLGFQVWDGSQILSDRTFPGLLLKSLFGYRQNLYISQIVAYILFLLLIGGLYFQSLRERPQTVTSDQ
- a CDS encoding ferritin-like domain-containing protein — translated: MRELDRDKTIEQLNEIMEFELAGVVRYTHYSLMVTGPHRIPIVQFFQTQATESLTHAQQVGEILTGLEGHPSLKIAPIEESYEHNIKAILSESLNHEKKSLDLYKALLETVEDASIYLEEFARGMIGQEELHNLEIRKMLRDFA
- a CDS encoding tetratricopeptide repeat protein; this translates as MTYLLTVYRALECRPDTYRDWYDQGNILKERMDYFGALISYEKALEYYPDDYWAWYKRGMILEDLGMYEEAAQSYANAAQVKDDNYWAWYDQGCVYLQELKDYQKAIACFQRALSHSPGDYWAAYRQGEAYRLLKNYERAITSYDLALAARPRDYWAWYRRGDAFRDWGNPQEALFNYRTALDIRPQDYWSWYQQGVILQELQRLTEAIACYEESLKIDQNDRYAWYNSACCYAALGQQQKAIDCLREALDIEPDICGELARNNFVFDSLRQNETFNDLLSCYSPG
- the ilvD gene encoding dihydroxy-acid dehydratase, with the translated sequence MADNYRSRIVTQGTQRSPNRAMLRAVGFGDEDFSKPIIGIANGFSTITPCNMGINDLAMRAEAATRLAGGMPQLFGTITISDGISMGTEGMKYSLVSREVIADSIETVCNGQSLDGVLAIGGCDKNMPGAMIAMARMNIPAIFVYGGTIKPGRYKDCDLTVVSAFEAVGQYSAGKISEEDLTGIERNACPGAGSCGGMFTANTMSSIFEAMGMSLPYSSTMAAEDEEKADSTEESAKVLVEAIRKQILPSQILTRKAFENAISVIMAVGGSTNAVLHLLAISRTMGVELSIDDFETIRQRVPVICDLKPSGRYVTVDLHKAGGIPQVMKILLVNGLLHGDALTISGQTIAEILADIPDQPPSGQDVIRPFSNPVYKEGHLAILKGNLATEGSVAKISGVKTPVITGPARVFESEETCLEAILAGKIEAGDVVVVRYEGPVGGPGMREMLAPTSAIIGAGLGDSVGLITDGRFSGGTYGLVVGHVAPEAAVGGTIALVEEGDQITIDARQRLLSLNVSEEELVRRRNHWQPRPSRYKTGILGKYAKLVSSSSLGALTDLDLF
- a CDS encoding DUF4351 domain-containing protein, with protein sequence MTEPSTSFDSPWKDIVETYLPEFFAFFFPNAYTAIDWERGFDFLDQELRQVVRDAELGKRFVDKLVKVYLKDGEETWILIHLEIQSQYESQFAERIYVYHYRIFDKYRRRVASFIVLGDENSNWRPSEFGYEIFGCQINFSFPVVKLLDLGQDWEALVNNRNPFATVVMAHLKAHQTRNNRQERLEWKLSLTRRLYQQGYQRQDVINLFRFIDWLMSLPKNLEQEFWREIRQLEEETRMPYITSVERLGIEQGIEQGMQRGEATLVLRLLNRRLGQVTTSVEKQIRQLSVKQLEDLGEALLDFENEADLLHWLSQNHD